Proteins from a single region of Punica granatum isolate Tunisia-2019 chromosome 8, ASM765513v2, whole genome shotgun sequence:
- the LOC116188837 gene encoding uncharacterized protein LOC116188837: MYICFDASKRGLLAGCRPLIGLDGCFLKGYYGGTLLAAVTQDPTHAFYVIAYGVVERETKDNWSWLLRMLLEDIGDPREHGWEFISDMQKFNAAIVKYRARPIINMLEEIGLYLMRKMNSNRNQIARYRGPITPTAQSKLEIAKRDSHKWHALWARDPELAKFQVQHIYSSNHQHVVDLKMSTCSCREWDLCGIPCKHAVACMHSVGIDAEKHVNPCHSRETWDRIYAPYIAPLRGKDQWMKSSAKPVEAPRFAKGNDVPQNPYKFKRKYKEIQCGRCGEREHNVKRCKGTLSNDKQRKKAKTDTSPQNASAL, encoded by the exons ATGTACATATGCTTTGATGCCAGTAAAAGGGGGTTGCTAGCTGGATGCAGACCACTGATAGGGTTAGATGGGTGCTTCTTGAAGGGCTATTATGGAGGCACTTTACTAGCTGCTGTCACACAGGATCCAACCCACGCATTCTATGTAATAGCATATGGAGTTGTGGAACGGGAGACTAAAGACAATTGGAGTTGGTTATTGAGAATGCTACTTGAAGACATTGGAGATCCAAGGGAACATGGTTGGGAGTTTATATCAGACATGCAAAAG TTCAATGCTGCTATAGTGAAATATCGAGCAAGACCTATCATCAACATGTTGGAAGAGATCGGGTTATAtttgatgaggaagatgaaCTCTAATAGGAATCAGATTGCAAGATACAGAGGTCCAATCACACCAACTGCACAGTCTAAGTTAGAAATAGCAAAGAGGGATAGTCACAAATGGCATGCTCTTTGGGCTAGAGACCCTGAGCTTGCAAAGTTTCAGGTGCAACATATATACAGCAGCAACCATCAGCATGTTGTTGACTTGAAGATGTCGACCTGTTCATGTAGAGAGTGGGATTTGTGTGGGATCCCTTGTAAGCATGCAGTAGCATGTATGCACTCGGTTGGCATTGATGCAGAGAAGCATGTCAATCCATGCCATTCTAGGGAAACATGGGACAGGATTTATGCTCCGTATATTGCTCCACTAAGAGGTAAAGATCAATGGATGAAGTCAAGTGCAAAACCTGTTGAGGCTCCAAGATTTGCCAAGGGTAATGATGTGCCTCAAAACCCATATAAGTTTAAAAGGAAGTACAAGGAAATACAATGTGGAAGGTGTGGTGAGAGAGAACACAATGTGAAGAGATGCAAGGGTACATTATCGAATGATAAGCAAAGGAAGAAGGCTAAGACTGATACCAGCCCCCAAAATGCATCAGCTTTGTAG